The Globicephala melas chromosome 20, mGloMel1.2, whole genome shotgun sequence genome contains a region encoding:
- the OSBPL7 gene encoding oxysterol-binding protein-related protein 7 isoform X3: protein MDFQERDPPSLAESTQSAKPSSAQQASELWEVVEEPRGRLGAEGIMPERQEGHLLKKRKWPLKGWHKRYFVLEDGILHYATTRQDITKGKLHGSIDVRLSVMSINKKAQRIDLDTEDNIYHLKIKSQDLFQSWVAQLRAHRLAQHLDVPRSLLPSTTHRKVPGAQLPAAGSASALPGVGPQEKVSSWLRDSDGLDRCSHELSECQGKLQELHRLLQSLESLPRIPSAPVIPTHQASVTTERPKKGKRTSRIWCTQSFAKDDTIGRVGRLHGSVPNLSRYLESRDPSGPRGLPPPDYAHVQRSFWALAQKVHSSLSSVLAALTTERDRLRDLHQGSDPSRLGQEALYMKGRELTPQLSQSSVLSLADSHTEFFDACEVLLSASSSENEGSEEEESCTSEVTTSLSEEVLDLRGAERCQKGGAVGPPRRRCLPAASGPGADVSLWNILWNNIGKDLSKVSMPVQLNEPLSTLQRLCEELEYSSLLDQASQTTDPCERMVYIAAFAVSAYSSTYHRAGCKPFNPVLGETYECERPDRGFRFISEQVSHHPPISACHAESENFIFWQDMKWKNKFWGKSLEIVPVGMVNVSLPRFGDHFEWNKVTSCIHNILSGQRWIEHYGEVLIRNTQDSSCHCKITFCKAKYWSSNVHEVQGAVFSRSGRVLHRLFGKWPEGLYRGPPPGSQCIWKPNSMPPNYERNFGFTQFALELNELTAELKRSLPSTDTRLRPDQRYLEEGNIQAAEAQKRRIEQLQRDRRKVMEENNIVHQARFFRRQTDSSGKEWWVTNNTYWRLRAEPGYGNLDGAVLW from the exons ATGGACTTCCAAGAGCGGGACCCTCCCTCCCTGGCTGAGAGCACACAGTCCGCCAAGCCCAGCAGTGCCCAGCAG GCCTCCGAGCTGTGGGAGGTAGTGGAGGAGCCTCGGGGCCggctgggggcagagggtatCATGCCCGAGAGGCAGGAAGGCCACCTGCTCAAGAAGAGGAAGTGGCCTCTGAAGGGCTGGCACAAG AGATACTTTGTGCTCGAGGATGGGATCCTTCACTACGCAACGACTCGGCAAGAT ATCACCAAGGGGAAGCTCCATGGCTCCATTGATGTCCGACTGTCGGTCATGTCCATCAACAAAAAGGCCCAGCGCATTGACCTTGACACTGAAGACAACATCTACCACCTCAAG ATCAAATCACAGGACCTGTTCCAGAGCTGGGTGGCTCAGCTGCGTGCCCACCGCCTGGCCCAGCACCTGGATGTGCCCCGAAGCCTGCTGCCCAGCACCACTCACCGGAAG GTTCCTGGTGCCCAGCTTCCGGCAGCGGGTAGTGCCTCGGCTCTGCCAGGGGTTGGACCTCAGGAGAAGGTGTCTTCCTGGCTGAGGGACAGTGATGGGTTAGACCGCTGTTCTCATG AGCTCTCTGAGTGTCAGGGGAAGCTCCAGGAACTCCACAGACTCCTCCAGAGCCTGGAGTCCCTGCCCCGGATCCCCTCAGCCCCTGTTATCCCCACACACCAG GCCTCGGTGACGACCGAGAGACCCAAGAAGGGGAAGCGGACCAGCCGCATATGGTGCACACAGAGCTTTGCCAAGGACGACACCATCGGGCGG GTGGGTCGTCTCCACGGCTCTGTTCCCAACCTATCTCGCTACCTGGAGTCCCGGGACCCCTCGGGCCCCCGCGGGCTGCCACCCCCAGACTATGCCCACGTGCAGCGCAGTTTCTGGGCCCTGGCTCAGAAGG TGCACAGCTCGCTCAGCAGTGTCCTGGCCGCCCTCACCACTGAACGGGACCGACTGAGGGACCTGCACCAGGGTTCGGATCCATCCAGgctgggg CAAGAAGCTCTGTACATGAAGGGGCGAGAGCTGACCCCTCAGCTGTCCCAGAGCAGCGTCCTTTCCCTCGCTGATTCCCACACAGAGTTCTTTGATGCCTGTGAGGTTCTCCTCTCTGCCAGCTCTTCTGAGAATGAG GGCTCAGAGGAGGAGGAGTCGTGCACCAGTGAAGTCACCACCAGCCTGTCCGAGGAGGTGCTCGACCTCAGGGGAGCTGAGCGCTGTCAGAAAG GAGGAGCCGTGGGACCACCCCGCCGCCGATGCCTACCTGCGGCCAGTGGGCCCGGGGCCGACGTGAGCCTGTGGAACATCCTGTGGAACAACATCGGCAAGGACCTGTCCAAGGTGTCGATGCCCGTGCAGCTCAACGAGCCACTCAGCACCCTGCAGCGGCTCTGCGAGGAGCTGGAGTACAGCAGCCTTCTGGACCAGGCCAGCCAGACCACCGACCCCTGCGAGCGCATG GTGTACATCGCAGCCTTCGCAGTGTCAGCCTACTCCTCCACATACCACCGGGCGGGCTGCAAGCCCTTCAACCCTGTCCTGGGGGAGACCTACGAGTGCGAGCGGCCTGACCGAGGTTTCCGCTTCATCAGTGAGCAG GTCTCCCACCACCCCCCCATCTCGGCGTGCCATGCGGAGTCTGAGAACTTCATATTCTGGCAAG ACATGAAGTGGAAGAACAAGTTCTGGGGCAAATCCCTGGAGATTGTGCCTGTGGGGATGGTCAATGTGAGCCTGCCCAG GTTTGGGGACCACTTTGAGTGGAACAAGGTGACGTCCTGCATTCACAACATCCTGAGTGGCCAGCGCTGGATTGAGCACTACGGGGAGGTGCTCATCCGGAACACGCAGGACAGCTCCTGCCACTGCAAGATCACCTTCTGCAAG gccaagTACTGGAGCTCCAACGTCCATGAGGTGCAGGGTGCCGTGTTTAGCCGAAGCGGCCGCGTCCTCCACCGACTCTTCGGGAAGTGGCCCGAGGGCCTGTACCGGGGACCCCCGCCGGGCAGTCAGTGCATCTGGAAACCCA ACTCAATGCCCCCAAACTATGAGCGCAACTTCGGCTTCACTCAGTTTGCTTTGGAGCTGAATGAGCTGACGGCAGAGCTGAAGCGGTCCCTGCCTTCCACAGACACGCGGCTCCGGCCAGACCAGAG GTACCTGGAGGAGGGGAACATACAGGCCGCCGAGGCCCAGAAGAGAAGGATCGAGCAGCTTCAGCGAGACAGGCGCAAAGTCATGGAGGAGAACAACATTGTCCACCAGGCTCGCTTCTTCAG GCGGCAGACAGACAGCAGCGGGAAGGAGTGGTGGGTGACTAACAACACATACTGGCGGCTGCGGGCCGAGCCGGGCTACGGGAACCTGGACGGGGCCGTGCTCTGGTAG
- the OSBPL7 gene encoding oxysterol-binding protein-related protein 7 isoform X1 codes for MDFQERDPPSLAESTQSAKPSSAQQASELWEVVEEPRGRLGAEGIMPERQEGHLLKKRKWPLKGWHKRYFVLEDGILHYATTRQDITKGKLHGSIDVRLSVMSINKKAQRIDLDTEDNIYHLKIKSQDLFQSWVAQLRAHRLAQHLDVPRSLLPSTTHRKVPGAQLPAAGSASALPGVGPQEKVSSWLRDSDGLDRCSHELSECQGKLQELHRLLQSLESLPRIPSAPVIPTHQASVTTERPKKGKRTSRIWCTQSFAKDDTIGRVGRLHGSVPNLSRYLESRDPSGPRGLPPPDYAHVQRSFWALAQKVHSSLSSVLAALTTERDRLRDLHQGSDPSRLGVRLGAGWPVGGVGPSPEDCRPGGGPGPGPGREVGGGRLCPAGWGGLHPPRPGTCALTLSLQVSEAAAGPRRLHSLSVSSDTTADSFSSLNPEEQEALYMKGRELTPQLSQSSVLSLADSHTEFFDACEVLLSASSSENEGSEEEESCTSEVTTSLSEEVLDLRGAERCQKGGAVGPPRRRCLPAASGPGADVSLWNILWNNIGKDLSKVSMPVQLNEPLSTLQRLCEELEYSSLLDQASQTTDPCERMVYIAAFAVSAYSSTYHRAGCKPFNPVLGETYECERPDRGFRFISEQVSHHPPISACHAESENFIFWQDMKWKNKFWGKSLEIVPVGMVNVSLPRFGDHFEWNKVTSCIHNILSGQRWIEHYGEVLIRNTQDSSCHCKITFCKAKYWSSNVHEVQGAVFSRSGRVLHRLFGKWPEGLYRGPPPGSQCIWKPNSMPPNYERNFGFTQFALELNELTAELKRSLPSTDTRLRPDQRYLEEGNIQAAEAQKRRIEQLQRDRRKVMEENNIVHQARFFRCLCPPLQVSLQPRPPSSSPLAPSCFEWGWQRKAASRDLGLSAGCSPLFFHGPLPPRRQTDSSGKEWWVTNNTYWRLRAEPGYGNLDGAVLW; via the exons ATGGACTTCCAAGAGCGGGACCCTCCCTCCCTGGCTGAGAGCACACAGTCCGCCAAGCCCAGCAGTGCCCAGCAG GCCTCCGAGCTGTGGGAGGTAGTGGAGGAGCCTCGGGGCCggctgggggcagagggtatCATGCCCGAGAGGCAGGAAGGCCACCTGCTCAAGAAGAGGAAGTGGCCTCTGAAGGGCTGGCACAAG AGATACTTTGTGCTCGAGGATGGGATCCTTCACTACGCAACGACTCGGCAAGAT ATCACCAAGGGGAAGCTCCATGGCTCCATTGATGTCCGACTGTCGGTCATGTCCATCAACAAAAAGGCCCAGCGCATTGACCTTGACACTGAAGACAACATCTACCACCTCAAG ATCAAATCACAGGACCTGTTCCAGAGCTGGGTGGCTCAGCTGCGTGCCCACCGCCTGGCCCAGCACCTGGATGTGCCCCGAAGCCTGCTGCCCAGCACCACTCACCGGAAG GTTCCTGGTGCCCAGCTTCCGGCAGCGGGTAGTGCCTCGGCTCTGCCAGGGGTTGGACCTCAGGAGAAGGTGTCTTCCTGGCTGAGGGACAGTGATGGGTTAGACCGCTGTTCTCATG AGCTCTCTGAGTGTCAGGGGAAGCTCCAGGAACTCCACAGACTCCTCCAGAGCCTGGAGTCCCTGCCCCGGATCCCCTCAGCCCCTGTTATCCCCACACACCAG GCCTCGGTGACGACCGAGAGACCCAAGAAGGGGAAGCGGACCAGCCGCATATGGTGCACACAGAGCTTTGCCAAGGACGACACCATCGGGCGG GTGGGTCGTCTCCACGGCTCTGTTCCCAACCTATCTCGCTACCTGGAGTCCCGGGACCCCTCGGGCCCCCGCGGGCTGCCACCCCCAGACTATGCCCACGTGCAGCGCAGTTTCTGGGCCCTGGCTCAGAAGG TGCACAGCTCGCTCAGCAGTGTCCTGGCCGCCCTCACCACTGAACGGGACCGACTGAGGGACCTGCACCAGGGTTCGGATCCATCCAGgctgggggtgaggctgggggcagggtggccAGTGGGAGGAGTGGGCCCGAGCCCCGAGGACTGCAGGCCTGGGGGTGGTCCCGGACCTGGGCCGGGAAGGGAGGTTGGAGGAGGCAGGCTGTGCCCGGCAGGCTGGGGAGGTCTTCACCCGCCCCGTCCCGGCACCTGTGCCCTCACCCTCTCCCTGCAGGTCTCTGAGGCCGCAGCCGGCCCGAGGCGCCTCCACTCGCTGTCCGTGTCCTCCGACACCACTGCAGACTCCTTCAGCTCCCTCAACCCCGAGGAG CAAGAAGCTCTGTACATGAAGGGGCGAGAGCTGACCCCTCAGCTGTCCCAGAGCAGCGTCCTTTCCCTCGCTGATTCCCACACAGAGTTCTTTGATGCCTGTGAGGTTCTCCTCTCTGCCAGCTCTTCTGAGAATGAG GGCTCAGAGGAGGAGGAGTCGTGCACCAGTGAAGTCACCACCAGCCTGTCCGAGGAGGTGCTCGACCTCAGGGGAGCTGAGCGCTGTCAGAAAG GAGGAGCCGTGGGACCACCCCGCCGCCGATGCCTACCTGCGGCCAGTGGGCCCGGGGCCGACGTGAGCCTGTGGAACATCCTGTGGAACAACATCGGCAAGGACCTGTCCAAGGTGTCGATGCCCGTGCAGCTCAACGAGCCACTCAGCACCCTGCAGCGGCTCTGCGAGGAGCTGGAGTACAGCAGCCTTCTGGACCAGGCCAGCCAGACCACCGACCCCTGCGAGCGCATG GTGTACATCGCAGCCTTCGCAGTGTCAGCCTACTCCTCCACATACCACCGGGCGGGCTGCAAGCCCTTCAACCCTGTCCTGGGGGAGACCTACGAGTGCGAGCGGCCTGACCGAGGTTTCCGCTTCATCAGTGAGCAG GTCTCCCACCACCCCCCCATCTCGGCGTGCCATGCGGAGTCTGAGAACTTCATATTCTGGCAAG ACATGAAGTGGAAGAACAAGTTCTGGGGCAAATCCCTGGAGATTGTGCCTGTGGGGATGGTCAATGTGAGCCTGCCCAG GTTTGGGGACCACTTTGAGTGGAACAAGGTGACGTCCTGCATTCACAACATCCTGAGTGGCCAGCGCTGGATTGAGCACTACGGGGAGGTGCTCATCCGGAACACGCAGGACAGCTCCTGCCACTGCAAGATCACCTTCTGCAAG gccaagTACTGGAGCTCCAACGTCCATGAGGTGCAGGGTGCCGTGTTTAGCCGAAGCGGCCGCGTCCTCCACCGACTCTTCGGGAAGTGGCCCGAGGGCCTGTACCGGGGACCCCCGCCGGGCAGTCAGTGCATCTGGAAACCCA ACTCAATGCCCCCAAACTATGAGCGCAACTTCGGCTTCACTCAGTTTGCTTTGGAGCTGAATGAGCTGACGGCAGAGCTGAAGCGGTCCCTGCCTTCCACAGACACGCGGCTCCGGCCAGACCAGAG GTACCTGGAGGAGGGGAACATACAGGCCGCCGAGGCCCAGAAGAGAAGGATCGAGCAGCTTCAGCGAGACAGGCGCAAAGTCATGGAGGAGAACAACATTGTCCACCAGGCTCGCTTCTTCAGGTGCCTCTGCCCCCCTCTCCAGGTCTCTCTGCAACCCaggcccccctcctcctccccactagCCCCTTCCTGCTTTGAGTGGGGCTGGCAGCGTAAGGCAGCGTCTCGGGACCTCGGCCTCAGTGCTGGGTGTTCACCCCTCTTCTTCCACGGCCCCCTTCCCCCCAGGCGGCAGACAGACAGCAGCGGGAAGGAGTGGTGGGTGACTAACAACACATACTGGCGGCTGCGGGCCGAGCCGGGCTACGGGAACCTGGACGGGGCCGTGCTCTGGTAG
- the OSBPL7 gene encoding oxysterol-binding protein-related protein 7 isoform X4 — protein sequence MDFQERDPPSLAESTQSAKPSSAQQASELWEVVEEPRGRLGAEGIMPERQEGHLLKKRKWPLKGWHKRYFVLEDGILHYATTRQDITKGKLHGSIDVRLSVMSINKKAQRIDLDTEDNIYHLKIKSQDLFQSWVAQLRAHRLAQHLDVPRSLLPSTTHRKVPGAQLPAAGSASALPGVGPQEKVSSWLRDSDGLDRCSHELSECQGKLQELHRLLQSLESLPRIPSAPVIPTHQASVTTERPKKGKRTSRIWCTQSFAKDDTIGRVGRLHGSVPNLSRYLESRDPSGPRGLPPPDYAHVQRSFWALAQKVHSSLSSVLAALTTERDRLRDLHQGSDPSRLGGSEEEESCTSEVTTSLSEEVLDLRGAERCQKGGAVGPPRRRCLPAASGPGADVSLWNILWNNIGKDLSKVSMPVQLNEPLSTLQRLCEELEYSSLLDQASQTTDPCERMVYIAAFAVSAYSSTYHRAGCKPFNPVLGETYECERPDRGFRFISEQVSHHPPISACHAESENFIFWQDMKWKNKFWGKSLEIVPVGMVNVSLPRFGDHFEWNKVTSCIHNILSGQRWIEHYGEVLIRNTQDSSCHCKITFCKAKYWSSNVHEVQGAVFSRSGRVLHRLFGKWPEGLYRGPPPGSQCIWKPNSMPPNYERNFGFTQFALELNELTAELKRSLPSTDTRLRPDQRYLEEGNIQAAEAQKRRIEQLQRDRRKVMEENNIVHQARFFRRQTDSSGKEWWVTNNTYWRLRAEPGYGNLDGAVLW from the exons ATGGACTTCCAAGAGCGGGACCCTCCCTCCCTGGCTGAGAGCACACAGTCCGCCAAGCCCAGCAGTGCCCAGCAG GCCTCCGAGCTGTGGGAGGTAGTGGAGGAGCCTCGGGGCCggctgggggcagagggtatCATGCCCGAGAGGCAGGAAGGCCACCTGCTCAAGAAGAGGAAGTGGCCTCTGAAGGGCTGGCACAAG AGATACTTTGTGCTCGAGGATGGGATCCTTCACTACGCAACGACTCGGCAAGAT ATCACCAAGGGGAAGCTCCATGGCTCCATTGATGTCCGACTGTCGGTCATGTCCATCAACAAAAAGGCCCAGCGCATTGACCTTGACACTGAAGACAACATCTACCACCTCAAG ATCAAATCACAGGACCTGTTCCAGAGCTGGGTGGCTCAGCTGCGTGCCCACCGCCTGGCCCAGCACCTGGATGTGCCCCGAAGCCTGCTGCCCAGCACCACTCACCGGAAG GTTCCTGGTGCCCAGCTTCCGGCAGCGGGTAGTGCCTCGGCTCTGCCAGGGGTTGGACCTCAGGAGAAGGTGTCTTCCTGGCTGAGGGACAGTGATGGGTTAGACCGCTGTTCTCATG AGCTCTCTGAGTGTCAGGGGAAGCTCCAGGAACTCCACAGACTCCTCCAGAGCCTGGAGTCCCTGCCCCGGATCCCCTCAGCCCCTGTTATCCCCACACACCAG GCCTCGGTGACGACCGAGAGACCCAAGAAGGGGAAGCGGACCAGCCGCATATGGTGCACACAGAGCTTTGCCAAGGACGACACCATCGGGCGG GTGGGTCGTCTCCACGGCTCTGTTCCCAACCTATCTCGCTACCTGGAGTCCCGGGACCCCTCGGGCCCCCGCGGGCTGCCACCCCCAGACTATGCCCACGTGCAGCGCAGTTTCTGGGCCCTGGCTCAGAAGG TGCACAGCTCGCTCAGCAGTGTCCTGGCCGCCCTCACCACTGAACGGGACCGACTGAGGGACCTGCACCAGGGTTCGGATCCATCCAGgctgggg GGCTCAGAGGAGGAGGAGTCGTGCACCAGTGAAGTCACCACCAGCCTGTCCGAGGAGGTGCTCGACCTCAGGGGAGCTGAGCGCTGTCAGAAAG GAGGAGCCGTGGGACCACCCCGCCGCCGATGCCTACCTGCGGCCAGTGGGCCCGGGGCCGACGTGAGCCTGTGGAACATCCTGTGGAACAACATCGGCAAGGACCTGTCCAAGGTGTCGATGCCCGTGCAGCTCAACGAGCCACTCAGCACCCTGCAGCGGCTCTGCGAGGAGCTGGAGTACAGCAGCCTTCTGGACCAGGCCAGCCAGACCACCGACCCCTGCGAGCGCATG GTGTACATCGCAGCCTTCGCAGTGTCAGCCTACTCCTCCACATACCACCGGGCGGGCTGCAAGCCCTTCAACCCTGTCCTGGGGGAGACCTACGAGTGCGAGCGGCCTGACCGAGGTTTCCGCTTCATCAGTGAGCAG GTCTCCCACCACCCCCCCATCTCGGCGTGCCATGCGGAGTCTGAGAACTTCATATTCTGGCAAG ACATGAAGTGGAAGAACAAGTTCTGGGGCAAATCCCTGGAGATTGTGCCTGTGGGGATGGTCAATGTGAGCCTGCCCAG GTTTGGGGACCACTTTGAGTGGAACAAGGTGACGTCCTGCATTCACAACATCCTGAGTGGCCAGCGCTGGATTGAGCACTACGGGGAGGTGCTCATCCGGAACACGCAGGACAGCTCCTGCCACTGCAAGATCACCTTCTGCAAG gccaagTACTGGAGCTCCAACGTCCATGAGGTGCAGGGTGCCGTGTTTAGCCGAAGCGGCCGCGTCCTCCACCGACTCTTCGGGAAGTGGCCCGAGGGCCTGTACCGGGGACCCCCGCCGGGCAGTCAGTGCATCTGGAAACCCA ACTCAATGCCCCCAAACTATGAGCGCAACTTCGGCTTCACTCAGTTTGCTTTGGAGCTGAATGAGCTGACGGCAGAGCTGAAGCGGTCCCTGCCTTCCACAGACACGCGGCTCCGGCCAGACCAGAG GTACCTGGAGGAGGGGAACATACAGGCCGCCGAGGCCCAGAAGAGAAGGATCGAGCAGCTTCAGCGAGACAGGCGCAAAGTCATGGAGGAGAACAACATTGTCCACCAGGCTCGCTTCTTCAG GCGGCAGACAGACAGCAGCGGGAAGGAGTGGTGGGTGACTAACAACACATACTGGCGGCTGCGGGCCGAGCCGGGCTACGGGAACCTGGACGGGGCCGTGCTCTGGTAG
- the OSBPL7 gene encoding oxysterol-binding protein-related protein 7 isoform X2 yields MDFQERDPPSLAESTQSAKPSSAQQASELWEVVEEPRGRLGAEGIMPERQEGHLLKKRKWPLKGWHKRYFVLEDGILHYATTRQDITKGKLHGSIDVRLSVMSINKKAQRIDLDTEDNIYHLKIKSQDLFQSWVAQLRAHRLAQHLDVPRSLLPSTTHRKVPGAQLPAAGSASALPGVGPQEKVSSWLRDSDGLDRCSHELSECQGKLQELHRLLQSLESLPRIPSAPVIPTHQASVTTERPKKGKRTSRIWCTQSFAKDDTIGRVGRLHGSVPNLSRYLESRDPSGPRGLPPPDYAHVQRSFWALAQKVHSSLSSVLAALTTERDRLRDLHQGSDPSRLGVSEAAAGPRRLHSLSVSSDTTADSFSSLNPEEQEALYMKGRELTPQLSQSSVLSLADSHTEFFDACEVLLSASSSENEGSEEEESCTSEVTTSLSEEVLDLRGAERCQKGGAVGPPRRRCLPAASGPGADVSLWNILWNNIGKDLSKVSMPVQLNEPLSTLQRLCEELEYSSLLDQASQTTDPCERMVYIAAFAVSAYSSTYHRAGCKPFNPVLGETYECERPDRGFRFISEQVSHHPPISACHAESENFIFWQDMKWKNKFWGKSLEIVPVGMVNVSLPRFGDHFEWNKVTSCIHNILSGQRWIEHYGEVLIRNTQDSSCHCKITFCKAKYWSSNVHEVQGAVFSRSGRVLHRLFGKWPEGLYRGPPPGSQCIWKPNSMPPNYERNFGFTQFALELNELTAELKRSLPSTDTRLRPDQRYLEEGNIQAAEAQKRRIEQLQRDRRKVMEENNIVHQARFFRRQTDSSGKEWWVTNNTYWRLRAEPGYGNLDGAVLW; encoded by the exons ATGGACTTCCAAGAGCGGGACCCTCCCTCCCTGGCTGAGAGCACACAGTCCGCCAAGCCCAGCAGTGCCCAGCAG GCCTCCGAGCTGTGGGAGGTAGTGGAGGAGCCTCGGGGCCggctgggggcagagggtatCATGCCCGAGAGGCAGGAAGGCCACCTGCTCAAGAAGAGGAAGTGGCCTCTGAAGGGCTGGCACAAG AGATACTTTGTGCTCGAGGATGGGATCCTTCACTACGCAACGACTCGGCAAGAT ATCACCAAGGGGAAGCTCCATGGCTCCATTGATGTCCGACTGTCGGTCATGTCCATCAACAAAAAGGCCCAGCGCATTGACCTTGACACTGAAGACAACATCTACCACCTCAAG ATCAAATCACAGGACCTGTTCCAGAGCTGGGTGGCTCAGCTGCGTGCCCACCGCCTGGCCCAGCACCTGGATGTGCCCCGAAGCCTGCTGCCCAGCACCACTCACCGGAAG GTTCCTGGTGCCCAGCTTCCGGCAGCGGGTAGTGCCTCGGCTCTGCCAGGGGTTGGACCTCAGGAGAAGGTGTCTTCCTGGCTGAGGGACAGTGATGGGTTAGACCGCTGTTCTCATG AGCTCTCTGAGTGTCAGGGGAAGCTCCAGGAACTCCACAGACTCCTCCAGAGCCTGGAGTCCCTGCCCCGGATCCCCTCAGCCCCTGTTATCCCCACACACCAG GCCTCGGTGACGACCGAGAGACCCAAGAAGGGGAAGCGGACCAGCCGCATATGGTGCACACAGAGCTTTGCCAAGGACGACACCATCGGGCGG GTGGGTCGTCTCCACGGCTCTGTTCCCAACCTATCTCGCTACCTGGAGTCCCGGGACCCCTCGGGCCCCCGCGGGCTGCCACCCCCAGACTATGCCCACGTGCAGCGCAGTTTCTGGGCCCTGGCTCAGAAGG TGCACAGCTCGCTCAGCAGTGTCCTGGCCGCCCTCACCACTGAACGGGACCGACTGAGGGACCTGCACCAGGGTTCGGATCCATCCAGgctgggg GTCTCTGAGGCCGCAGCCGGCCCGAGGCGCCTCCACTCGCTGTCCGTGTCCTCCGACACCACTGCAGACTCCTTCAGCTCCCTCAACCCCGAGGAG CAAGAAGCTCTGTACATGAAGGGGCGAGAGCTGACCCCTCAGCTGTCCCAGAGCAGCGTCCTTTCCCTCGCTGATTCCCACACAGAGTTCTTTGATGCCTGTGAGGTTCTCCTCTCTGCCAGCTCTTCTGAGAATGAG GGCTCAGAGGAGGAGGAGTCGTGCACCAGTGAAGTCACCACCAGCCTGTCCGAGGAGGTGCTCGACCTCAGGGGAGCTGAGCGCTGTCAGAAAG GAGGAGCCGTGGGACCACCCCGCCGCCGATGCCTACCTGCGGCCAGTGGGCCCGGGGCCGACGTGAGCCTGTGGAACATCCTGTGGAACAACATCGGCAAGGACCTGTCCAAGGTGTCGATGCCCGTGCAGCTCAACGAGCCACTCAGCACCCTGCAGCGGCTCTGCGAGGAGCTGGAGTACAGCAGCCTTCTGGACCAGGCCAGCCAGACCACCGACCCCTGCGAGCGCATG GTGTACATCGCAGCCTTCGCAGTGTCAGCCTACTCCTCCACATACCACCGGGCGGGCTGCAAGCCCTTCAACCCTGTCCTGGGGGAGACCTACGAGTGCGAGCGGCCTGACCGAGGTTTCCGCTTCATCAGTGAGCAG GTCTCCCACCACCCCCCCATCTCGGCGTGCCATGCGGAGTCTGAGAACTTCATATTCTGGCAAG ACATGAAGTGGAAGAACAAGTTCTGGGGCAAATCCCTGGAGATTGTGCCTGTGGGGATGGTCAATGTGAGCCTGCCCAG GTTTGGGGACCACTTTGAGTGGAACAAGGTGACGTCCTGCATTCACAACATCCTGAGTGGCCAGCGCTGGATTGAGCACTACGGGGAGGTGCTCATCCGGAACACGCAGGACAGCTCCTGCCACTGCAAGATCACCTTCTGCAAG gccaagTACTGGAGCTCCAACGTCCATGAGGTGCAGGGTGCCGTGTTTAGCCGAAGCGGCCGCGTCCTCCACCGACTCTTCGGGAAGTGGCCCGAGGGCCTGTACCGGGGACCCCCGCCGGGCAGTCAGTGCATCTGGAAACCCA ACTCAATGCCCCCAAACTATGAGCGCAACTTCGGCTTCACTCAGTTTGCTTTGGAGCTGAATGAGCTGACGGCAGAGCTGAAGCGGTCCCTGCCTTCCACAGACACGCGGCTCCGGCCAGACCAGAG GTACCTGGAGGAGGGGAACATACAGGCCGCCGAGGCCCAGAAGAGAAGGATCGAGCAGCTTCAGCGAGACAGGCGCAAAGTCATGGAGGAGAACAACATTGTCCACCAGGCTCGCTTCTTCAG GCGGCAGACAGACAGCAGCGGGAAGGAGTGGTGGGTGACTAACAACACATACTGGCGGCTGCGGGCCGAGCCGGGCTACGGGAACCTGGACGGGGCCGTGCTCTGGTAG